The following are encoded together in the Flavobacterium haoranii genome:
- a CDS encoding alpha/beta fold hydrolase — protein sequence MTYQQITYKNTSINFSDEGKGTAIVLLHGFLENSNMWQYLQPELVKNYRVICIDLLGHGKTECLGYVHTMEEMADAVHEVVKHLHLKRIVLAGHSMGGYVSLAFAELYPEMIKGLILLNSTSKEDSPERKANRNRAIRAVKKNYQAAISMSIANLFSEANRDTLITEIEWAKNEALNTPLQGIVAAQEGMKVRKDREVLLHTTDYPKLLILGKKDPVLNFEESVLQIEGTNVQLETLEDGHMSHLENKKEVEKIFKKFL from the coding sequence ATGACTTACCAACAAATCACATACAAAAACACCTCAATCAATTTTTCTGATGAAGGAAAAGGAACTGCTATTGTTTTACTTCATGGCTTTTTAGAAAACAGCAACATGTGGCAATATCTTCAACCTGAATTAGTAAAAAACTATCGCGTAATTTGTATTGATTTATTAGGTCATGGAAAAACAGAATGTTTAGGTTATGTTCACACTATGGAAGAAATGGCAGATGCTGTTCATGAAGTTGTAAAACATTTACACTTAAAAAGAATTGTTTTAGCAGGACACTCTATGGGTGGTTATGTTTCGCTTGCATTTGCTGAATTGTATCCCGAAATGATAAAAGGTTTAATTTTATTAAACTCTACAAGCAAAGAAGATTCACCAGAAAGAAAAGCAAACCGTAATAGAGCTATAAGAGCGGTTAAAAAGAATTATCAAGCTGCTATTAGCATGTCGATTGCAAATTTATTTAGCGAAGCCAATAGAGATACGCTTATTACTGAAATTGAGTGGGCAAAAAATGAAGCTTTAAACACGCCTTTACAAGGAATCGTTGCGGCTCAAGAAGGCATGAAAGTTAGAAAAGACAGGGAAGTTTTATTACACACTACCGATTACCCGAAATTACTTATTTTAGGCAAAAAAGATCCTGTTTTAAATTTTGAGGAAAGTGTTTTACAAATTGAAGGAACCAATGTTCAATTAGAAACATTAGAAGATGGTCACATGAGCCATTTAGAAAACAAAAAAGAAGTAGAAAAAATTTTCAAAAAATTCCTTTAG
- the lpxB gene encoding lipid-A-disaccharide synthase — protein MKYYIIAGEASGDLHGANLMKALIKEDPNANIRFWGGDLMAQAGGTLVKHYRDLAFMGFIEVVMNLKTILNNINFCKKDIESFQPDAIIFIDYPGFNMRIATWAKEKGIPTHYYISPQIWAWKENRIKAIKKDVDFMYVILPFEKDFYEKKHNFPVDFVGHPLIDAIQNRNIVNEADFRKEHQLDEKPIIALLPGSRKQEINTKLKIMVSVVDYFPQYQFVIAGAPSQDYEIYKPFLVNKNVHFISNKTYDLLSVAHAALVTSGTATLETALFKVPEVVCYKGSWISYQIAKRIITLKFISLVNLIMDKEVVKELIQGDLNTKNLKLELGKILEGESRENILKNYDILEQKLGGTGASEKTAALIVSRLKK, from the coding sequence ATGAAATATTATATAATTGCAGGAGAAGCTTCAGGAGATTTGCATGGTGCAAACTTAATGAAAGCCTTAATAAAAGAAGATCCCAATGCTAACATTCGGTTTTGGGGTGGAGATTTAATGGCACAAGCAGGCGGAACTCTTGTAAAACATTATCGCGATTTAGCTTTTATGGGTTTCATTGAAGTAGTTATGAATTTGAAAACCATATTAAACAACATAAATTTCTGTAAAAAGGACATTGAATCGTTTCAACCAGATGCTATTATTTTTATTGATTATCCTGGTTTTAATATGCGAATAGCTACTTGGGCTAAAGAAAAAGGAATTCCTACGCATTATTATATTTCGCCTCAAATTTGGGCTTGGAAAGAAAACAGAATCAAAGCCATCAAAAAAGATGTTGATTTTATGTACGTTATCCTTCCGTTTGAAAAGGATTTTTACGAGAAAAAACATAATTTCCCAGTTGATTTTGTAGGACATCCTTTGATTGATGCAATCCAGAACAGAAATATTGTAAATGAAGCCGATTTTAGAAAAGAACACCAATTAGACGAAAAACCTATTATTGCTTTGTTACCGGGAAGTCGAAAACAAGAAATCAATACAAAATTGAAAATTATGGTTTCTGTAGTTGATTATTTCCCTCAATATCAATTTGTAATTGCTGGAGCTCCAAGTCAAGATTATGAAATTTACAAACCTTTTTTAGTAAATAAAAATGTACATTTTATTTCGAACAAAACTTATGATTTATTGAGCGTAGCTCATGCAGCTTTAGTAACATCGGGAACAGCTACTTTAGAAACTGCTTTATTTAAAGTTCCTGAAGTTGTTTGCTATAAAGGAAGCTGGATTTCTTACCAAATTGCTAAACGAATTATTACATTAAAATTCATTTCATTGGTTAACTTAATCATGGATAAAGAAGTTGTAAAAGAATTAATTCAAGGTGATTTGAATACGAAAAATTTAAAACTTGAGTTAGGCAAAATTCTTGAAGGAGAAAGCCGAGAAAACATCCTTAAAAACTATGATATTCTCGAACAAAAATTAGGAGGAACTGGCGCTAGTGAAAAAACTGCTGCATTAATTGTTTCTCGATTAAAAAAATAA
- the surE gene encoding 5'/3'-nucleotidase SurE, with product MQRPLILVTNDDSIVSPGIRTLISIMKEIGDIIVVAPDSPQSAMGHAITINNTLHLDKVNLDPEIEHEYSCSGTPVDCVKMAVHEILKRKPDLCVSGINHGSNSSINVIYSGTMSAAVEAGIEGIPAIGFSHLDYSWETDFSPIKRFVKKIALEVLKNGLPEGVVLNVNFPKSEKGEIKGIKVCRQAKAMWIEEFDKRTNPQGKDYYWLTGEFVNQDKGQDTDEFALENGFVSIVPVQFDLTAHHAIQTINNWDL from the coding sequence ATGCAACGCCCATTAATTTTAGTTACAAACGACGATAGTATAGTTTCACCTGGTATAAGAACTTTAATTAGTATTATGAAAGAAATAGGTGACATTATTGTAGTTGCTCCCGATAGTCCACAAAGTGCTATGGGACATGCCATCACCATAAACAACACGCTTCATTTAGATAAAGTAAATTTAGATCCAGAAATTGAACACGAGTACAGTTGTTCTGGAACTCCAGTTGATTGTGTAAAAATGGCGGTTCATGAAATTTTAAAACGAAAACCCGATTTATGTGTTTCTGGTATTAATCATGGTTCAAACTCTTCAATTAATGTAATTTATTCAGGAACTATGAGTGCTGCTGTAGAAGCTGGAATAGAAGGAATCCCTGCAATAGGATTTTCGCATTTAGATTACAGTTGGGAAACCGATTTTAGCCCTATAAAAAGATTTGTAAAGAAAATTGCTTTAGAAGTTTTAAAAAATGGACTTCCAGAAGGAGTTGTATTGAATGTGAATTTTCCAAAATCGGAAAAAGGAGAAATTAAAGGAATTAAAGTTTGTCGACAAGCAAAAGCAATGTGGATTGAAGAATTTGATAAAAGAACCAATCCGCAAGGAAAAGATTACTATTGGCTTACAGGCGAATTTGTAAATCAGGATAAAGGTCAAGATACAGATGAATTTGCTCTTGAAAATGGGTTTGTATCTATTGTCCCGGTTCAATTTGATTTAACTGCACATCATGCGATTCAAACTATTAATAATTGGGATCTATAA
- a CDS encoding C40 family peptidase: MIKRIFFIFLLATIITNCKSKSSIVTSKDEAVEKGIYSYNEKNSKTKVSKKSSSKSVNATRIQQDLIDDAKSNLGVKYRLGGTTKTGMDCSGLVFSTFENFDIKLPRTSIDMSRHGKKISINKAQPGDLIFFTTNGRNVINHVGIITEVTNDEIKFIHSSTSQGVIISSTADSYYGNTFAQINRVLN, translated from the coding sequence ATGATTAAAAGAATCTTTTTTATATTCTTATTAGCCACTATTATTACCAATTGTAAATCTAAATCTAGCATTGTTACTTCTAAAGACGAAGCAGTTGAAAAAGGAATTTACAGTTACAATGAAAAAAACAGTAAAACAAAAGTTAGCAAAAAGAGTAGTTCTAAAAGCGTTAATGCAACTAGAATTCAACAAGATTTAATTGATGATGCAAAGTCAAACTTAGGCGTTAAATATCGCTTAGGTGGAACTACTAAAACTGGAATGGATTGTTCTGGATTAGTTTTTAGCACATTTGAAAATTTCGACATAAAATTACCTAGAACATCGATAGATATGTCGAGACATGGTAAAAAAATAAGCATAAATAAAGCACAACCTGGCGACTTAATATTTTTTACAACTAATGGAAGAAATGTTATCAACCACGTTGGAATTATTACAGAAGTTACTAATGATGAAATAAAATTTATACACTCTTCAACAAGTCAAGGTGTCATTATTTCTTCAACAGCAGATAGTTATTATGGTAACACATTTGCACAAATAAATAGAGTTTTAAACTAA
- a CDS encoding carboxy terminal-processing peptidase — MNRIVDYMKRNYKIILLVTALSAVLWSFIPSKKVEDPEKDKLLIELLSYVLERGHYSPVAFDDNFSQKVYKKYINGIDPTKRFFYQSDINEFAKYENSIDDLIKTKDLTFFELTNSRLLQRIHESRSIYEEILDKPFDFSKDEEINLDYDKLPYAKNKKELTDRWRKQLKFSVLSSVTDKQKLEEAKHKKDSTYTVKSFGTIEKEARENSLKSLDEYFDFVEKELDRNDWFSIFLNSIVEQFDPHTFYFSPDDKDKFDISMSGKFEGIGARLQKKNDAVEVSELISGGPAWRGKELEAGDLILKVGQGEEEPLDIAGMRLDDVVKKIKGHKGTEVRLTVKKVDGTIKIISIIRDEVETEETFAKSSTVEKDGKKFGIIYLPKFYISFENKDNRDAYKDVALEIERLKKEGIQGLIIDLRGNGGGSLETVVNMTGLFIEQGPVVQIKSSGRKQEVLYDKDASVQWDGPLVVMVDNFSASASEIFAAAIQDYKRGIVIGSKHTYGKGTVQNVIDLNQFIRSSDFGDLGALKTTTQKFYRINGGSTQREGVLSDIVLPDRFSYLDMGERDEVNALPWDKISPAEYQPVFAGYESVINKSKERVANNDQFKLIDENAKWIFERKDVNDFSLNLKKFKHELDEADLKLKQFKAITDYKNNLDFKSLPYEEMIFEKDTILKEKRVRWHEEMQKDVYMDEALNVLDDLNVLYSSQKMVLTKKKKDNKLERVD; from the coding sequence ATGAACCGAATTGTTGATTATATGAAGAGAAATTATAAAATTATTTTGCTTGTTACAGCATTATCTGCTGTGTTATGGAGTTTTATTCCTTCTAAAAAAGTTGAAGATCCAGAAAAAGATAAACTTTTAATAGAACTATTGTCTTATGTGTTAGAGAGAGGGCATTATAGTCCTGTCGCTTTTGATGATAATTTTTCTCAAAAAGTGTATAAAAAATACATCAATGGAATTGATCCTACGAAACGTTTTTTCTATCAATCAGATATTAATGAGTTTGCTAAATATGAAAATAGTATAGATGATTTAATTAAGACTAAAGATTTAACTTTTTTTGAATTAACTAATTCTCGTTTATTACAACGTATACACGAGTCAAGAAGTATTTATGAAGAAATTTTAGATAAACCATTTGATTTTTCTAAAGATGAAGAAATTAACCTGGATTATGATAAATTGCCTTACGCTAAAAACAAAAAAGAATTAACAGATAGATGGAGAAAACAATTGAAATTTTCAGTGTTATCTTCAGTAACAGATAAACAAAAATTAGAAGAAGCAAAACATAAAAAAGATTCAACTTATACTGTAAAATCATTTGGAACAATTGAAAAAGAAGCTAGAGAAAATTCATTAAAATCTTTAGACGAATATTTTGATTTTGTTGAAAAAGAATTAGACAGAAACGACTGGTTTTCAATTTTCTTAAATTCAATCGTAGAACAGTTTGATCCGCATACATTCTATTTTTCGCCAGATGATAAAGATAAATTCGATATCAGTATGAGTGGGAAGTTTGAAGGAATTGGTGCGCGTTTACAAAAGAAAAATGATGCAGTAGAAGTTTCGGAACTTATTTCTGGAGGACCAGCTTGGAGAGGTAAAGAATTAGAGGCAGGAGATTTAATTTTGAAAGTGGGTCAAGGTGAAGAAGAACCTCTTGATATTGCCGGAATGCGATTAGATGATGTGGTTAAAAAAATAAAAGGTCATAAAGGAACTGAAGTTCGCCTTACGGTAAAAAAAGTAGATGGAACTATTAAAATAATTTCTATAATTCGTGATGAAGTAGAAACAGAAGAAACTTTTGCAAAATCATCAACAGTAGAAAAAGATGGTAAAAAATTCGGAATCATTTATTTACCTAAATTCTACATCAGTTTCGAAAATAAAGATAATAGAGATGCTTACAAAGATGTAGCTCTAGAAATTGAAAGACTTAAAAAAGAAGGAATTCAAGGTTTAATTATCGATTTAAGAGGAAACGGCGGCGGTTCATTAGAAACTGTTGTAAACATGACAGGTTTGTTCATAGAGCAAGGTCCAGTTGTGCAAATTAAATCTTCAGGTAGAAAACAAGAAGTACTTTATGATAAAGATGCATCGGTACAATGGGACGGTCCATTAGTAGTAATGGTGGATAATTTCTCAGCTTCGGCTTCTGAAATTTTTGCGGCAGCAATTCAAGATTATAAAAGAGGAATCGTAATTGGTAGCAAACACACTTACGGAAAGGGAACAGTTCAAAATGTTATCGATTTAAATCAGTTTATCAGAAGTAGCGACTTTGGCGATTTAGGAGCTTTAAAAACAACTACTCAAAAATTCTATAGAATTAATGGTGGTTCTACTCAAAGAGAAGGAGTTTTAAGTGATATCGTTTTACCAGATAGATTTAGTTACCTTGATATGGGAGAAAGAGATGAAGTAAACGCTTTGCCTTGGGATAAAATTTCACCAGCAGAATACCAACCGGTTTTTGCAGGTTACGAATCAGTAATTAATAAAAGTAAAGAGCGTGTAGCAAACAATGATCAATTCAAATTGATTGATGAAAATGCAAAATGGATTTTTGAAAGAAAAGATGTAAATGATTTTAGTTTAAATCTTAAGAAATTCAAACATGAATTAGATGAAGCAGATTTAAAATTGAAACAATTTAAAGCAATAACAGATTACAAAAACAATTTAGATTTTAAATCGTTACCTTATGAAGAAATGATTTTTGAAAAAGATACCATCCTAAAAGAAAAAAGAGTTCGTTGGCATGAAGAAATGCAAAAAGACGTTTACATGGATGAAGCTCTTAACGTTTTAGATGATTTAAATGTTTTATATTCTAGTCAAAAAATGGTGTTGACTAAAAAGAAAAAAGATAATAAACTAGAAAGAGTAGATTAA
- a CDS encoding WD40/YVTN/BNR-like repeat-containing protein yields the protein MKKLFSFVILFVTFLINSQIIDVSDVKFQNIGPTIMSGRVVDLAVNPDNPAEFYVAYASGGLWYTNNNGTSFQPVMDSAPTLNCGSVIVNWKTNEIWIGTGEVNASRSSYAGIGLLKSSDKGKTWQNLGLQDSHHISRVWVNPINSNEIVAAALGHLYTKNEGRGIFKTIDGGKTWNKTLFISNKTGIIDLQVVPDNPKIMFATSWEKDRKAWNFKGNGKESAIYKSEDGGENWTLISTENSGFPNNEGVGRIGLAVVNEKIIYAVLDNQNNRPNASKEKPKDANAALFETEVIGCELYKSIDGGKSWNKTHQDFIDDMYYSYGYYFANISVNPNDENQIYVGGVPLLNSTDGGRSFEMISKENVHADHHVTWVNPKNPNHIINGNDGGVNITYDNGKHWIKCNNEAVGQLYAVQVDNQEPYNVYGGLQDNGVWMGPNNFEQNVAWHQDGKYPYQELIGGDGMQIQIDNRNSNIIYTGFQFGNYFRIDRETNDLKKITPKLPKDSKEEPFRFNWQTPILLSSHNQDILYLGSNFLHRSMDKGETWEKISEDLTNGKVEGNVTFGSITTISESPLKFGLIYAGTDDGNVHVTKNGGATWEKINANLPKSLWVSRVVASNHKKERVYVTLNGYRNDDFKSYVYVSENFGITWKLISKGLDAAVNVIYEDNFNENLLYVGTDNSLFVTLNRGDDWFDFSQEMPNVPIHDIKLQIQSKELVVGTHGRSIYKVDVSKLESLNTENLEKTLFLFKIDDIKSSKHWGNKNYSWEDFFEPSVNVWIFSNIEKQSKFEILDSNNKVLFSENVLLKKGLNSVAYNLTYSNKNLVKNHKLVKAKNGKFYLVPGNYKFKIEAEKIDFEITKSK from the coding sequence ATGAAAAAACTGTTTTCTTTCGTTATCCTTTTTGTAACATTTTTAATAAATAGTCAAATTATTGATGTTTCCGATGTAAAGTTTCAAAATATTGGTCCAACAATTATGAGTGGGCGAGTAGTAGATTTAGCGGTTAATCCCGATAATCCTGCTGAATTTTATGTGGCCTATGCTTCGGGCGGACTTTGGTATACTAATAATAACGGAACAAGTTTTCAACCAGTTATGGATAGTGCTCCAACCTTAAATTGTGGTTCAGTAATAGTAAATTGGAAAACTAATGAAATTTGGATAGGTACAGGCGAAGTTAATGCTTCGCGCTCTTCATATGCCGGAATTGGTTTGCTAAAATCATCAGATAAAGGTAAAACATGGCAAAATTTAGGGTTGCAAGATTCGCACCATATTTCAAGAGTTTGGGTAAACCCAATCAATTCTAATGAAATTGTTGCTGCTGCTTTAGGTCATTTATATACTAAAAATGAAGGGAGAGGAATTTTTAAAACTATCGATGGTGGAAAAACTTGGAATAAAACGCTTTTTATAAGCAATAAAACAGGAATTATAGATTTGCAAGTTGTTCCTGATAATCCTAAAATTATGTTTGCAACTTCTTGGGAAAAGGATAGAAAAGCTTGGAATTTCAAAGGAAATGGAAAAGAATCAGCGATTTATAAAAGTGAAGACGGAGGAGAAAATTGGACCTTGATTTCAACTGAAAATTCAGGATTTCCTAATAATGAAGGTGTAGGTCGTATAGGATTAGCTGTTGTAAACGAAAAAATAATCTATGCTGTTTTAGATAATCAAAACAACCGACCAAATGCAAGTAAAGAGAAGCCAAAAGATGCTAATGCAGCACTTTTTGAAACGGAAGTAATAGGTTGCGAATTATATAAATCTATAGATGGTGGAAAATCTTGGAACAAAACTCATCAAGACTTCATAGATGATATGTATTATTCTTATGGATATTATTTTGCAAATATATCAGTCAATCCTAATGATGAAAATCAAATTTATGTAGGTGGTGTTCCCTTGTTAAATTCAACAGATGGAGGAAGATCTTTTGAGATGATTAGTAAGGAAAATGTTCATGCAGATCATCATGTAACTTGGGTTAATCCTAAAAATCCTAATCATATTATTAATGGTAATGATGGAGGAGTAAATATCACATACGACAATGGTAAACATTGGATAAAATGTAATAATGAAGCAGTCGGGCAATTGTATGCAGTTCAAGTAGACAATCAAGAGCCTTACAATGTTTATGGAGGTTTACAAGATAATGGTGTTTGGATGGGGCCAAATAATTTCGAACAAAATGTCGCTTGGCATCAAGATGGAAAATATCCATATCAAGAATTAATTGGTGGAGATGGAATGCAAATTCAGATAGATAATAGAAATTCAAATATAATTTACACTGGATTTCAGTTTGGAAATTATTTTAGAATTGATCGAGAAACTAATGATTTAAAGAAAATTACTCCTAAATTACCTAAAGACTCAAAAGAAGAACCATTTCGATTCAATTGGCAAACACCTATTTTGTTGTCGAGTCATAATCAAGATATCTTGTATTTAGGTTCTAATTTTCTACATCGTTCAATGGATAAAGGAGAAACTTGGGAAAAAATTTCTGAAGATTTAACCAATGGAAAAGTGGAAGGTAATGTTACTTTTGGTAGCATCACAACTATTTCGGAAAGTCCATTGAAGTTTGGGTTAATTTATGCCGGAACTGATGATGGAAATGTTCATGTCACTAAAAATGGAGGAGCAACTTGGGAGAAAATTAATGCAAATCTTCCTAAAAGTTTATGGGTTTCAAGAGTTGTAGCATCCAATCATAAAAAAGAACGCGTTTATGTAACACTTAATGGTTATAGAAATGACGATTTTAAAAGCTATGTATACGTTTCGGAAAATTTTGGTATAACTTGGAAACTGATTTCAAAAGGATTAGATGCTGCAGTAAACGTGATTTATGAAGATAATTTTAATGAAAATTTACTTTATGTAGGAACTGATAATTCTTTGTTTGTAACTTTGAATAGAGGTGATGATTGGTTCGATTTTTCTCAAGAAATGCCAAATGTTCCTATTCATGATATTAAATTACAAATTCAATCAAAAGAATTAGTTGTAGGAACTCACGGACGCTCTATTTATAAAGTTGATGTTTCTAAATTAGAAAGTTTGAATACAGAAAATTTAGAAAAAACTTTGTTTTTGTTTAAGATTGATGATATAAAATCATCAAAACATTGGGGGAATAAAAATTATAGTTGGGAAGATTTTTTTGAACCAAGTGTTAACGTTTGGATATTTAGTAATATTGAGAAACAGTCTAAGTTTGAAATTTTAGATAGTAATAATAAAGTGCTTTTTTCGGAAAATGTTCTACTAAAAAAAGGGCTTAATAGTGTAGCATACAATTTGACATATTCTAATAAAAACTTAGTTAAAAATCATAAGCTAGTAAAAGCCAAAAACGGAAAATTTTATTTAGTTCCAGGAAATTATAAATTTAAAATTGAAGCTGAAAAAATAGATTTTGAAATTACAAAGTCAAAATAA